From uncultured Campylobacter sp., a single genomic window includes:
- a CDS encoding dicarboxylate/amino acid:cation symporter — protein MSENQTKKGGILAFYFNSSLLWRIIIALVLGSAIGMLLPKNMPVGDTTWVAILTPLGDLFVRLLKMIMVPIIICSLIVGTSSISPAHLGKVGVKAIIFYAITTLFAIVIGLACAFVFSPGSGLDLSDASKAVEKAANAPSMSKILLNIIPTNPFDSIAKGEILPIIAFCLFLGVGLAFCRDSSDARIKNSADTVYNFFDGMSEIMFKVVHWVMQYAPIGVFALMFVVFNKSGIEAFSSLLNVTITLYVGLAIQVFAVYCVICMLIGVSPIKFLKKVRPPMLTAFVTRSSNGTLPITMQTAEDMGIPKAIYGFVLPVGATVNMNGTTVYLGVCTLFIANACGIDLNSSHYLTIIITSMLAAIGTAGVPGAGALMLLLVLESIGVKVSGNVAIAYGMILGIDAILDMGRTSMNVTGDVVASIYVAKSENEMDMSKWEN, from the coding sequence ATGTCAGAAAATCAAACGAAAAAAGGCGGAATTTTAGCTTTTTATTTTAACTCAAGCTTGCTTTGGCGCATCATTATCGCTTTAGTGTTGGGCTCTGCGATTGGTATGTTACTACCTAAAAATATGCCGGTGGGTGATACCACGTGGGTGGCGATTTTAACGCCTTTGGGAGATCTTTTTGTGAGGCTTTTAAAGATGATTATGGTGCCTATCATCATCTGCTCGCTCATCGTGGGCACGAGCAGTATCTCGCCCGCGCACCTGGGCAAAGTAGGCGTTAAGGCGATCATATTTTACGCTATAACTACGCTTTTTGCGATCGTCATCGGCCTAGCGTGTGCGTTTGTATTTTCTCCAGGTAGCGGGCTTGATCTAAGCGATGCGTCCAAGGCCGTCGAAAAGGCAGCGAACGCGCCTAGTATGAGTAAAATTTTGCTTAATATAATTCCTACGAATCCTTTTGATTCCATAGCCAAGGGCGAAATTTTGCCGATCATCGCGTTTTGCTTATTTCTTGGCGTAGGGCTTGCGTTTTGTCGCGACAGTAGTGATGCTCGTATTAAAAATTCCGCTGATACGGTTTATAATTTTTTCGACGGAATGAGCGAGATTATGTTTAAGGTCGTGCACTGGGTAATGCAATACGCACCAATTGGCGTTTTTGCGCTAATGTTTGTAGTGTTTAATAAAAGCGGTATCGAGGCTTTCAGCTCGCTATTAAATGTCACGATTACCCTATACGTAGGACTTGCGATTCAAGTATTTGCGGTTTATTGTGTTATTTGTATGCTTATCGGAGTTAGCCCGATTAAATTCCTTAAAAAAGTGCGTCCGCCGATGCTTACGGCTTTTGTTACCCGCAGCTCCAACGGCACGCTTCCGATTACGATGCAAACCGCCGAAGATATGGGAATTCCAAAGGCGATCTACGGCTTTGTTTTGCCCGTGGGTGCTACGGTGAATATGAACGGCACGACCGTGTATTTGGGCGTGTGCACGCTCTTTATCGCTAATGCTTGCGGTATCGATCTAAATAGCAGCCACTACCTCACGATCATCATCACTTCGATGCTTGCGGCGATCGGAACTGCCGGAGTTCCGGGAGCTGGTGCGCTGATGCTGCTTTTAGTGCTCGAATCTATCGGCGTCAAGGTAAGCGGTAACGTAGCGATCGCTTACGGAATGATTTTGGGCATTGATGCGATTTTGGATATGGGGCGAACCTCGATGAACGTAACGGGCGATGTTGTGGCGTCGATCTACGTCGCAAAGAGCGAAAACGAAATGGATATGAGTAAGTGGGAAAATTA